In Anaerolineales bacterium, the following proteins share a genomic window:
- a CDS encoding iron ABC transporter permease, protein MAPWLVLRSRRLPFSLRLDGRLPAVAAALLLLTLAAMVLNMGIGEFQIAPLDVLRTLLGIDTGVPQHTFVVLNLRLPRMLLAWLVGAALAVSGNIVQGITRNPLASPDLTGVTAGASLAAVFFIIMMPGLPRNLLPLMAFVGALAVALLLYLLAWRRGDSPMRFILIGIGLQAALSALIGFELTFGRIDLVTQAMMWLAGTVYATTWAEVNAVLPWIGGGLLLAVLLARHLNALHLGEEVARGLGSQVTAQRALLLLVAVALAGVTVTVAGTIGFVGLVAPHLARRLVGPLHEGSQLIAALVGGTLVVVSDLIGRTVIAPAEIPCGLIIALLGAPFFLFLIWKNRERF, encoded by the coding sequence ATGGCGCCCTGGTTGGTTTTACGTTCACGGCGCCTGCCGTTCTCACTGCGCCTGGATGGCCGCCTGCCGGCGGTGGCGGCAGCGCTGCTGCTGCTCACCCTGGCGGCGATGGTGCTCAATATGGGCATTGGCGAATTCCAAATTGCCCCGCTGGATGTGTTGCGCACGCTGCTCGGCATCGATACCGGCGTACCGCAGCACACCTTTGTGGTGCTCAATCTGCGCCTGCCGCGCATGCTGCTGGCCTGGTTGGTGGGTGCCGCCCTGGCGGTTTCCGGCAATATCGTGCAGGGCATCACCCGCAATCCGCTGGCCTCACCGGACCTGACCGGGGTGACGGCCGGAGCCAGCCTGGCGGCGGTGTTCTTCATCATAATGATGCCCGGCCTGCCGCGCAATCTGCTGCCGCTGATGGCCTTCGTGGGCGCGCTGGCGGTGGCGCTGCTGTTGTATCTGTTGGCCTGGCGCCGCGGCGATTCGCCCATGCGCTTCATCCTCATCGGCATTGGCCTGCAGGCCGCGCTGAGCGCCTTGATCGGCTTTGAGCTCACCTTCGGCCGCATCGACTTGGTGACGCAGGCGATGATGTGGCTGGCGGGCACGGTCTACGCCACCACCTGGGCTGAGGTCAACGCCGTGCTGCCCTGGATCGGCGGCGGCTTGCTGCTGGCTGTCTTGCTGGCACGCCACCTCAATGCCCTGCACCTGGGGGAAGAGGTGGCGCGTGGCCTCGGCAGCCAGGTAACCGCCCAGCGCGCCCTGCTGCTGCTGGTGGCCGTGGCCCTGGCGGGGGTTACCGTCACCGTGGCCGGCACCATCGGCTTCGTCGGCCTGGTGGCGCCCCACCTGGCGCGCCGCCTGGTAGGCCCGCTGCATGAGGGCTCACAGCTCATCGCGGCCCTGGTGGGCGGCACATTGGTGGTGGTCTCGGACCTGATCGGGCGTACGGTGATCGCCCCGGCCGAGATCCCCTGTGGCTTGATCATTGCCCTGCTGGGCGCCCCGTTCTTCTTGTTCTTGATCTGGAAAAACCGCGAGAGGTTTTAG
- a CDS encoding iron ABC transporter permease produces MAGRTRRGRGRTLMATLPARGTAPLATRRGNALRLLGFPLMAALLWAVLLASTAFGAAEIPPRTVVESVTHFDDTNTEHLVIRSLRMPRALTAALVGAALAAAGAIMQGLTRNPLADSGLLGIEAGAALAVLVAVLFLNVHSLSGFALFAFAGAALSGAFVYAVGSLGRGGPTPIKLTIAGAAMAATLGSITSLLAILHPLGYDQVRLWMAGSVAGREMELIAPAAVYILAGLALAILLGRQITTLSLGDDLARGLGLNVLWVKLLAALATVVLAGTSVALAGPVGFVGLVAPHAVRFFTGPDYRWIIPYAAILGAIFLVTADVVGRLVMRPLELPVGLMTAALGGPLFIYLVRAKVKR; encoded by the coding sequence GTGGCTGGCCGAACGCGCCGCGGCCGAGGGCGCACGCTGATGGCCACCTTACCGGCCCGCGGCACCGCGCCCCTCGCCACGCGGCGCGGCAATGCCTTGCGCCTGCTGGGCTTCCCGCTCATGGCCGCCCTGCTGTGGGCGGTGTTGCTGGCCAGCACCGCCTTCGGCGCGGCCGAGATCCCGCCGCGCACTGTGGTGGAATCGGTGACCCATTTTGATGACACCAACACCGAGCACCTCGTCATTCGCAGCCTGCGCATGCCGCGCGCCCTCACCGCCGCCCTGGTGGGCGCCGCCTTGGCCGCGGCAGGCGCCATCATGCAGGGCCTGACGCGCAACCCGCTGGCCGATTCCGGCTTGCTGGGGATTGAAGCCGGTGCCGCACTGGCCGTGCTGGTGGCTGTGCTTTTCCTCAACGTGCATTCATTATCTGGCTTTGCCCTGTTTGCCTTTGCCGGCGCGGCGCTCAGTGGCGCCTTCGTCTACGCGGTAGGCTCGCTGGGGCGCGGCGGCCCCACGCCGATCAAGCTCACCATCGCCGGCGCGGCGATGGCCGCCACCCTCGGCTCGATCACCAGCTTGCTGGCCATCTTGCATCCGCTGGGCTACGACCAGGTGCGCTTGTGGATGGCCGGTAGCGTGGCCGGGCGCGAGATGGAGCTGATCGCTCCGGCCGCCGTATACATTCTGGCCGGGCTGGCACTGGCGATCCTGCTCGGCCGCCAGATCACCACGCTCTCACTGGGCGACGATCTGGCGCGCGGCCTGGGCCTCAACGTGCTGTGGGTCAAGCTGCTTGCTGCGCTGGCCACTGTGGTGCTGGCTGGCACCTCGGTGGCCCTGGCCGGGCCGGTCGGCTTTGTGGGCCTAGTGGCGCCGCATGCCGTGCGCTTCTTCACCGGCCCGGATTATCGTTGGATCATTCCCTACGCCGCCATCCTCGGCGCCATCTTCCTGGTCACCGCCGATGTCGTCGGCCGTCTGGTGATGCGCCCGCTCGAGCTGCCCGTCGGCCTGATGACCGCCGCCCTGGGCGGCCCCTTGTTCATCTATTTGGTGCGCGCCAAGGTGAAACGCTGA
- a CDS encoding (2Fe-2S)-binding protein, giving the protein MPQHPIVATLAALSAANESYRAQLLSTPDAQPGWLNASQLHESAYLAPLLKASAAHHQATDAQSPAALWFGHYVFYIMAVAVTCYLATQRVPDLRPGSLAVRFDADGELLAIAWQGRAFAALAADAAAAHPDCTAMPDTDALRLHLTQQLEAHCQPLILALRQNSRIGVAGLWLLARDYYGSAFTWVGEQLGDVPRSLHEARAAAALPTQLARQRDFVCVEHAGLSYQLIDRVSCCLYYKTGEGHYCSNCPHRPMPQRIALIEEWLAERAAAEGAR; this is encoded by the coding sequence ATGCCGCAGCACCCCATCGTCGCAACGTTGGCGGCGCTCAGCGCCGCCAACGAAAGCTACCGTGCGCAATTACTCAGCACGCCGGATGCGCAGCCTGGCTGGCTGAACGCCAGCCAGCTGCATGAATCCGCCTACCTGGCGCCGCTGCTCAAAGCCAGCGCCGCGCATCACCAGGCCACCGACGCCCAATCGCCCGCGGCCCTGTGGTTTGGCCATTACGTCTTCTACATCATGGCCGTGGCGGTGACTTGCTATCTGGCCACCCAACGCGTGCCCGATCTGCGCCCCGGCTCGCTGGCCGTGCGTTTCGATGCAGACGGCGAGCTGCTTGCCATCGCCTGGCAGGGCCGCGCCTTCGCCGCCCTGGCCGCTGACGCAGCCGCGGCCCATCCTGACTGCACCGCCATGCCGGATACCGACGCGCTGCGGCTGCATCTCACTCAGCAGCTTGAAGCGCATTGCCAGCCGTTGATCCTGGCGCTGCGCCAGAATTCGCGTATCGGCGTGGCCGGCCTATGGTTGCTGGCGCGTGATTACTACGGCTCAGCTTTCACCTGGGTGGGCGAACAACTCGGCGATGTGCCGCGCAGCCTGCACGAGGCGCGCGCCGCCGCGGCGCTGCCCACGCAGTTGGCACGCCAACGCGACTTCGTGTGCGTGGAGCACGCTGGCCTGAGCTACCAACTGATCGACCGCGTGTCGTGTTGCCTGTATTACAAAACCGGCGAGGGGCACTATTGCTCCAACTGCCCGCACCGCCCCATGCCACAGCGCATCGCTCTCATCGAAGAGTGGCTGGCCGAACGCGCCGCGGCCGAGGGCGCACGCTGA
- a CDS encoding iron-siderophore ABC transporter substrate-binding protein has protein sequence MRKLLILVLASLLAACAPVIVPREPVDPNTAGAITIPHTMGEAVLPGPALRVVALEWTYVENLLALGIQPVGVADIEGFNTWVNVPAELSPDVVDVGMRGEPDFETLAALQPDLIIDTQATAAGYYEQLDAIAPTLAFNPYPDDPALSTFAEMQDSFRLLGQATGRSEQAEQVLAGLDAQIAAGREAIAASGHAGEPFVLAQMMSYLNNAYLRFFIDNGHGHQHHRAVGAGECLGQRVCPVRLCRGGQRSTHRVG, from the coding sequence GTGCGCAAACTACTCATTCTCGTGCTGGCCAGCCTGTTGGCCGCATGTGCCCCCGTCATCGTGCCGCGTGAGCCCGTAGACCCCAACACCGCCGGTGCCATCACCATCCCCCATACAATGGGCGAGGCGGTGCTGCCCGGCCCGGCGCTGCGCGTGGTGGCCCTCGAATGGACCTATGTCGAGAACCTGCTGGCGCTGGGCATCCAGCCCGTCGGCGTCGCCGATATCGAAGGCTTCAACACCTGGGTCAATGTGCCCGCTGAGCTCTCGCCGGATGTCGTCGATGTCGGCATGCGCGGCGAGCCGGATTTTGAAACCCTGGCGGCGCTGCAACCCGATCTGATCATCGATACCCAGGCCACCGCCGCGGGCTACTACGAACAACTCGACGCGATTGCCCCCACGCTGGCCTTCAACCCCTATCCGGATGATCCGGCGCTCTCGACCTTTGCAGAGATGCAAGACAGCTTCCGCTTGCTCGGCCAGGCCACCGGCCGCAGCGAGCAAGCCGAACAAGTGCTGGCCGGCTTGGATGCCCAGATCGCCGCGGGCCGCGAGGCGATTGCCGCCAGCGGCCACGCCGGCGAGCCCTTCGTGTTGGCGCAAATGATGTCTTACCTCAACAATGCCTATCTGCGCTTCTTTATTGATAACGGGCATGGCCACCAACATCATCGAGCAGTTGGGGCTGGAGAATGCCTGGGACAGCGAGTTTGCCCAGTACGGCTTTGCCGAGGTGGGCAGCGAAGCACTCACCGAGTTGGGTGA
- the hemH gene encoding ferrochelatase produces the protein MAETKGVILLNLGSPDAPEEGALREYLEEFLMDARVLDYPRPLRNLVVKQFILPKRPATSAEAYASIWWPEGSPLVVISERTRQALQERTQLPVELGMRYGQPTARAALQKLLAAGAREIFAIPLYPHYAMSTIESAVVKTQEELAKLDPAARLIVQPPYYDEAGYLQALYASARPHLQDFEHLLFSYHGLPERHLRKADPTGAHCLRSADCCEVPSAAHGTCYRHQLLRTTDAFVREFNIPAEKYSLAYQSRLGSDKWLQPSTEAKLVELAQRGVRKLTVICPAFVDDCVETLEEIGIRGKQVFLAAGGEEFELIPCINDHPAWIDTLAGWVEAFEKRGEVVLAGM, from the coding sequence GTGGCAGAAACAAAAGGTGTGATTTTGCTGAATTTGGGTTCGCCCGACGCGCCGGAGGAAGGCGCGCTGCGCGAATACCTGGAAGAATTTTTGATGGATGCGCGCGTGCTGGATTATCCGCGCCCGCTGCGTAACCTGGTGGTAAAGCAATTCATCTTGCCCAAGCGGCCAGCAACTTCGGCCGAGGCGTATGCTTCGATCTGGTGGCCGGAAGGCTCGCCGCTGGTGGTGATCAGCGAGCGCACGCGGCAGGCGCTGCAGGAACGCACGCAGCTGCCGGTGGAGCTGGGCATGCGCTACGGCCAGCCCACGGCGCGCGCCGCGCTGCAAAAGCTGCTGGCAGCGGGCGCTCGCGAGATCTTTGCCATCCCGCTGTATCCGCATTACGCCATGTCTACCATCGAGAGCGCGGTGGTGAAGACGCAAGAGGAGCTGGCCAAGCTTGACCCGGCAGCACGCCTAATCGTGCAGCCGCCCTACTATGATGAAGCGGGCTATTTGCAAGCGCTGTACGCCAGCGCCCGCCCGCACTTACAGGACTTTGAGCACCTGCTGTTCAGCTATCACGGGCTGCCCGAGCGCCATCTGCGCAAGGCCGATCCCACCGGCGCGCACTGCCTGCGCAGCGCCGATTGCTGCGAGGTGCCCAGCGCGGCGCACGGCACCTGTTACCGCCACCAACTGTTGCGCACCACAGATGCGTTCGTGCGTGAGTTCAACATTCCGGCGGAGAAGTATTCGCTGGCCTACCAATCACGCCTGGGGAGCGATAAGTGGCTGCAACCCTCCACCGAGGCCAAGCTGGTGGAGCTGGCGCAGCGCGGCGTGCGCAAGCTCACCGTGATCTGCCCGGCGTTTGTGGACGATTGTGTAGAGACGCTGGAAGAGATTGGCATCCGCGGCAAGCAAGTGTTCCTGGCCGCCGGCGGCGAGGAATTTGAGTTAATCCCGTGCATCAACGACCACCCGGCATGGATCGATACGTTGGCGGGCTGGGTGGAGGCGTTTGAGAAGCGTGGCGAAGTAGTGCTGGCCGGGATGTGA
- a CDS encoding Gfo/Idh/MocA family oxidoreductase, producing the protein MPASRQPTTWGFVAAGKMAAAMARDMRHAPGNRIGGVVSRTPESAAAFVRQFGGQAYGSLDAMLADPGIDVVYVSSPNNLHYEQTKAALLAGKPVLCEKTFTLNAPQLAELIEIARSRQLFLMEAMWVRWLPLVSALRELLQRGAIGQPLQLHAAFHSQPPIANDNRFYSPALGGGALLDLGIYPVSFASLVFGAQPQEILSKAELAPTGVDTRFSAIFQYAGGGVAQLAAGFAGRMRHDIMLLGSEGNIRIEMDRGGWKMRRLHLQQGGGSRVLTAPYKGDGYGYQAAEVRRCLQAGLLESETMPLDESLAILRTLDTLRTQWGMRYPGE; encoded by the coding sequence ATGCCCGCATCCCGCCAACCCACCACCTGGGGCTTCGTAGCCGCCGGCAAGATGGCCGCCGCCATGGCGCGTGACATGCGTCACGCGCCCGGCAACCGCATCGGCGGCGTGGTATCGCGCACGCCTGAGTCCGCCGCCGCCTTTGTGCGCCAGTTCGGCGGGCAGGCCTACGGTTCGCTGGACGCCATGCTGGCTGACCCGGGCATCGATGTCGTCTACGTGTCCTCGCCCAACAACTTGCACTACGAGCAAACGAAAGCCGCCTTGCTGGCCGGCAAACCGGTACTGTGCGAGAAGACCTTTACCCTCAACGCGCCGCAACTGGCCGAGCTCATCGAGATTGCCCGCAGCCGCCAGCTGTTCCTGATGGAGGCGATGTGGGTGCGGTGGCTGCCTTTGGTTTCCGCTCTGCGCGAGCTGCTGCAGCGCGGCGCCATCGGCCAGCCGCTACAACTGCACGCCGCCTTCCACTCCCAGCCGCCCATCGCCAACGACAATCGCTTCTATTCCCCGGCCCTCGGCGGCGGGGCGCTGCTCGATCTCGGCATCTACCCCGTCTCTTTCGCCAGCCTGGTCTTCGGCGCCCAGCCGCAGGAGATTCTCTCCAAGGCCGAGCTGGCGCCCACCGGCGTGGATACGCGCTTCTCGGCCATTTTCCAGTATGCCGGCGGCGGTGTGGCGCAGTTGGCGGCCGGCTTTGCTGGCCGCATGCGTCACGACATTATGCTGCTGGGCAGCGAGGGCAACATTCGTATCGAGATGGACCGCGGCGGCTGGAAGATGCGCCGCCTGCACCTGCAACAAGGGGGCGGCAGCCGCGTGCTCACCGCGCCCTACAAGGGCGATGGCTACGGCTACCAGGCCGCCGAGGTGCGCCGTTGCCTGCAAGCCGGCCTGCTGGAGAGCGAAACCATGCCGCTCGATGAGTCGCTCGCCATCCTGCGCACGCTGGATACGCTGCGCACCCAGTGGGGCATGCGCTATCCGGGGGAGTGA